One segment of Streptomyces sp. NA02950 DNA contains the following:
- a CDS encoding ATP-binding protein, producing the protein MSVDTPDHPREPDASGRAPHSPRFRPRTDALLDRWPFRRKLNVLVIVPITVVGALLGVGVYGQVQQARDADRVAQLVRDSEQVTRLINDIQTEHRQALLLAVRQESARPGTALPSTTDYDRAQRVTDDQADAVRSAFGSELPKEESRALGYVQRLGVLRDKVERGSVPAAGIDPAYAAAVGYLIDGIGLDRFSGTSSASVIELLDAVLRADAAHAAFEGGVFSAQTRDANAVTEYTRAVGAQRIFEEQSERFARIADPYQVLRLDGIKRHSEENGIEDRFAELQIDPGSLQGQSPGRLRTAMAAETKQAEARLDITHSLTGDIAARAESLSDAALYKALALLALAVLGFAAWLGFSFLVRRSVVRPLAALTGAAHQVVEVAGEELAKVEDDESADSAPLRPRPIPVPVRDEIGDLAEAFNQVQVTAAALLERQVLSRRNVGEMFGNVGRRVSNLTTRQLTLIDAVEREETAPGILERLYRIDHIAVRLQRNADSLMLLAGIRESELEARPTTLADVIRAALGQIEGYQRVSLRAETEVTVVPDIIGDLTLMLAELLENAVAFSPSDTPIEVVVRPGTDVTADGGALVEVIDHGLGMSAERLAEENARLVRRERLDLVPTKVLGLFVVGGLARRSGIRVTLSRTPGGGITGTVWVPSALLLRVGPGEATAPELSPAPERTPATATAVTDARREPTPAPTTPAPTTPAPATTDSGLPKRVPAPRTKQSEPEPGPAVSSPPPSAAPASRPLRRRVRGATLDQTTAPGDRAVPAVRPAADADAVRSELDEFEAAVRRAERDADQPAPTPPTHQRSRKESGSEHADR; encoded by the coding sequence GTGTCTGTGGACACACCGGATCACCCACGCGAACCGGACGCGTCCGGACGCGCCCCGCACAGCCCGCGGTTCCGTCCGCGGACGGACGCCCTCCTCGACCGATGGCCGTTCCGCCGCAAACTCAACGTCCTGGTGATCGTGCCGATCACGGTCGTCGGCGCCCTCCTCGGCGTGGGCGTCTACGGCCAGGTGCAACAGGCCCGGGACGCCGACCGGGTGGCACAGCTGGTGCGGGACAGCGAGCAGGTCACCCGCCTGATCAATGACATCCAGACCGAGCACCGGCAGGCCCTGCTGCTGGCCGTACGGCAGGAGTCCGCCCGCCCCGGCACCGCCCTGCCGTCCACCACCGACTACGACCGGGCGCAGCGGGTCACCGACGACCAGGCCGACGCCGTGCGGTCCGCGTTCGGCTCGGAGCTGCCCAAGGAGGAATCGCGCGCCCTCGGCTACGTCCAGCGCCTGGGTGTGCTGCGGGACAAGGTCGAGCGGGGCTCGGTCCCCGCCGCCGGGATCGACCCCGCGTACGCCGCCGCCGTCGGCTACCTGATCGACGGCATCGGACTCGACCGCTTCTCCGGCACCTCGTCGGCCTCGGTGATCGAGCTGCTCGACGCGGTGCTGCGTGCCGACGCCGCCCACGCGGCCTTCGAGGGCGGGGTGTTCTCCGCCCAGACCCGGGACGCCAACGCCGTCACCGAGTACACCCGCGCGGTCGGTGCCCAGCGGATCTTCGAGGAGCAGTCGGAACGCTTCGCCAGGATCGCCGACCCGTACCAGGTCCTGCGGCTGGACGGGATCAAGCGGCACTCCGAGGAGAACGGCATCGAGGACCGCTTCGCCGAGCTCCAGATCGACCCCGGCTCCCTCCAGGGCCAGTCGCCCGGCCGGCTGCGCACGGCGATGGCCGCGGAGACCAAGCAGGCCGAGGCCCGTCTGGACATCACCCACTCCCTGACCGGCGACATCGCCGCCCGCGCCGAGAGCCTCTCCGACGCCGCCCTGTACAAGGCACTGGCACTGCTCGCCCTCGCCGTGCTCGGCTTCGCCGCCTGGCTGGGCTTCTCCTTCCTGGTCCGGCGCTCGGTGGTACGCCCCCTGGCGGCCCTGACCGGCGCCGCGCACCAGGTGGTCGAGGTGGCGGGCGAGGAACTCGCCAAGGTCGAGGACGACGAGTCGGCGGACAGCGCCCCGCTGCGGCCGCGGCCGATCCCCGTCCCGGTGCGCGACGAGATCGGTGATCTGGCCGAGGCGTTCAACCAGGTGCAGGTCACCGCCGCGGCGCTGCTGGAGCGGCAGGTGCTCAGCCGCCGCAACGTCGGTGAGATGTTCGGCAACGTCGGCCGCCGGGTCAGCAACCTCACCACCCGCCAGCTGACGCTGATCGACGCCGTCGAACGCGAGGAGACCGCCCCCGGCATCCTGGAACGGCTCTACCGCATCGACCACATCGCGGTACGCCTCCAGCGCAACGCCGACAGCCTGATGCTGCTCGCCGGTATCCGCGAATCCGAACTGGAGGCCCGGCCGACCACCCTGGCCGATGTCATCCGCGCGGCACTCGGCCAGATCGAGGGCTACCAGCGGGTGTCCCTGCGGGCCGAGACCGAGGTCACCGTCGTCCCCGACATCATCGGCGACCTGACGCTGATGCTCGCCGAACTGCTGGAGAACGCGGTCGCGTTCTCCCCGTCCGACACCCCCATCGAGGTGGTCGTCCGGCCCGGCACCGATGTGACGGCCGACGGCGGGGCGCTGGTCGAGGTCATCGACCACGGTCTCGGCATGAGCGCGGAACGCCTCGCCGAGGAGAACGCCCGGCTGGTGCGCCGGGAGCGGCTGGACCTCGTACCGACCAAGGTGCTCGGCCTGTTCGTGGTCGGCGGCCTGGCCCGCCGCTCGGGCATCCGGGTCACGCTGAGCCGTACGCCGGGCGGCGGGATCACCGGCACGGTGTGGGTGCCCTCGGCGCTGCTGCTACGGGTGGGGCCGGGGGAGGCGACGGCGCCGGAACTGTCGCCGGCGCCGGAGCGGACGCCCGCCACCGCCACCGCCGTGACGGACGCGAGGCGGGAGCCCACGCCCGCTCCGACCACGCCCGCTCCGACCACGCCCGCTCCGGCGACGACGGATTCGGGACTTCCGAAGCGCGTCCCGGCGCCCCGTACGAAGCAGTCGGAACCGGAGCCGGGGCCCGCCGTATCGTCGCCCCCTCCGTCGGCCGCCCCCGCCTCCCGTCCGCTGCGACGCCGGGTCCGGGGCGCGACGCTCGACCAGACCACCGCACCGGGCGACCGTGCGGTCCCGGCCGTGCGCCCGGCCGCCGACGCCGACGCGGTCCGCTCCGAACTCGACGAGTTCGAGGCGGCCGTACGCCGGGCGGAGCGGGACGCGGACCAGCCCGCCCCCACGCCCCCGACACATCAGCGATCCCGGAAGGAGTCGGGCAGTGAACACGCCGACAGATAA
- a CDS encoding substrate-binding domain-containing protein, translating to MHPTRKAVLTSVVLLAVAATGCEPGGATSSHRTSAEPGCPTALARAKQAVKKAQDVDAPWKGPTTGPAALRGKSVVYIAQTLSNPGVAGVAQGVQEAASILGWHARTINGQGTPTAIRSAFKKALDLKPDGIVIAGFDPKSVADEVERADAAGIEVIGWHATAAPGPSAKLGLFSNVTSKVEDVARISADWIIARSRGRAGVVLFTDATVPFAKHKSDLIKKQLATCSDVKLLSYRNIPIPEANNRSIREVRSLLSRFGDRWTDSAAINDLYFRHSAAVLRAAGKDGAGAPYNIGAGDGDPSAFQRINGEQFQAATVPEPLSEQGWQIVDEFNRAFAGRSPSGYVAPVHITTAANSGGALSWDSEGYRQAYRKIWGK from the coding sequence GTGCACCCCACCCGCAAGGCGGTCCTGACGTCCGTCGTACTCCTGGCCGTGGCCGCCACCGGCTGTGAACCCGGCGGCGCCACCTCGTCCCACCGGACCTCCGCCGAGCCCGGCTGCCCCACCGCGCTCGCCCGGGCCAAGCAGGCGGTCAAGAAGGCCCAGGACGTCGACGCCCCCTGGAAGGGCCCCACCACCGGACCCGCGGCGCTGCGCGGCAAGAGCGTGGTCTACATCGCGCAGACACTGAGCAATCCCGGTGTCGCGGGTGTCGCGCAGGGGGTCCAGGAAGCCGCGTCGATCCTGGGCTGGCACGCCCGCACCATCAACGGCCAGGGCACGCCCACCGCGATCCGCTCCGCGTTCAAGAAGGCCCTCGACCTCAAGCCGGACGGCATCGTCATCGCCGGCTTCGACCCCAAGAGCGTGGCGGACGAGGTGGAACGGGCCGACGCGGCGGGCATCGAGGTGATCGGCTGGCATGCCACCGCCGCCCCCGGCCCCAGCGCGAAGCTCGGGCTGTTCAGCAATGTGACCTCCAAGGTGGAGGACGTGGCGAGGATCAGCGCCGACTGGATCATCGCGCGGTCCCGCGGCCGGGCGGGGGTCGTGCTGTTCACCGACGCGACCGTGCCCTTCGCCAAGCACAAGTCCGACCTGATCAAGAAGCAGCTCGCCACCTGCTCGGACGTGAAGCTGCTGAGCTACCGGAACATCCCCATCCCCGAGGCCAACAACCGCTCGATCAGGGAGGTCCGCTCCCTGCTCTCCCGCTTCGGCGACAGGTGGACCGATTCGGCCGCCATCAACGACCTGTACTTCCGGCACAGCGCCGCCGTCCTGCGCGCCGCGGGCAAGGACGGGGCGGGCGCCCCGTACAACATCGGTGCGGGGGACGGCGATCCGTCGGCCTTCCAGCGCATCAACGGCGAGCAATTCCAGGCCGCCACCGTGCCCGAACCGCTCTCCGAGCAGGGCTGGCAGATCGTCGACGAGTTCAACCGGGCCTTCGCGGGCCGGTCGCCCAGCGGCTATGTGGCACCCGTCCACATCACCACCGCCGCCAACAGCGGCGGCGCGCTGTCATGGGATTCGGAGGGCTACCGTCAGGCGTACCGCAAGATCTGGGGGAAGTAG
- a CDS encoding phosphorothioated DNA-binding restriction endonuclease: MDWVERVRALRQWSNKGVRAPHKPLLMLYALGRFQQAPEQALPYTEVEGDLKALLHDFGPPRQTSPSYPFHHLENDGVWEVRTDSGHGSPGSGVGVLRASGARGQLVPELRSALATDPMLLWRLAHLLLDTHFPPSLHADIAAAAGLDLEAAEDARRMTVSVRDRRRAAELRREVLSAYAYRCAFCGFDGAIGRVPVGLEAAHVRWWAFRGADELHNALCLCSLHHRLFDRGVLGMDPGRRITVSDAFAGRGRAARDQVLELADRRVEDPPHGGEPVAPENIAWHTGQVFRGRPRTAVSLASVRRR, translated from the coding sequence ATGGACTGGGTCGAGCGGGTGCGCGCCTTACGGCAGTGGTCGAACAAGGGGGTGCGGGCGCCGCACAAGCCGCTGCTGATGCTGTACGCCCTGGGCCGGTTCCAGCAGGCACCCGAACAGGCCCTGCCCTATACGGAGGTCGAGGGCGACCTCAAGGCTCTGCTGCACGACTTCGGGCCTCCGCGTCAGACCTCGCCCTCCTACCCGTTCCACCACCTGGAGAACGACGGGGTGTGGGAGGTGCGGACGGACAGCGGCCACGGCAGCCCGGGGTCGGGCGTAGGGGTACTGCGGGCGAGCGGGGCGCGCGGGCAGTTGGTGCCGGAGCTGCGGTCCGCGCTGGCCACGGATCCCATGCTGCTGTGGCGGCTGGCGCACCTGCTGCTGGACACCCACTTCCCGCCCTCGCTGCACGCCGACATCGCCGCCGCCGCGGGGCTCGACCTGGAGGCCGCCGAGGACGCGCGGCGGATGACGGTCTCGGTACGGGACCGGCGGCGGGCGGCGGAACTGCGGCGCGAGGTGCTGAGCGCGTACGCGTACCGGTGTGCGTTCTGCGGGTTCGACGGCGCGATCGGCCGGGTGCCCGTCGGGCTGGAAGCCGCCCATGTGCGGTGGTGGGCGTTCCGCGGCGCCGACGAACTGCACAACGCGCTGTGTCTGTGCTCCCTGCACCACAGGCTCTTCGACCGCGGTGTGCTGGGCATGGACCCCGGTCGGCGGATCACGGTCTCCGACGCGTTCGCGGGACGCGGCCGGGCGGCACGCGATCAGGTCCTCGAGCTGGCCGACCGCAGGGTCGAGGATCCACCGCACGGCGGTGAGCCGGTCGCGCCGGAGAACATCGCCTGGCACACCGGGCAGGTGTTCCGGGGCAGGCCCCGGACGGCGGTGTCGCTAGCTTCCGTTCGGCGGCGCTGA
- a CDS encoding DUF4287 domain-containing protein, producing the protein MAPTVKGPASYFPSIEKTYGRPIAEWKDLIRSSPLTKHMELVGWLKSEHGLGHGHANALVAHTLAEDSGK; encoded by the coding sequence ATGGCACCGACCGTGAAGGGCCCTGCCAGCTATTTCCCGTCCATCGAGAAGACGTACGGGCGTCCGATCGCCGAGTGGAAGGACCTCATCCGCTCCTCGCCGCTGACCAAGCACATGGAGCTCGTCGGCTGGCTCAAGAGCGAGCACGGCCTCGGCCACGGGCATGCGAACGCGCTGGTCGCGCACACCCTGGCCGAGGACAGCGGGAAGTAG
- a CDS encoding ATP-dependent Clp protease proteolytic subunit produces the protein MSPLTTGRDPALNPRAADGDTPPSRFDDHLAAQLLNQRIVVLGTQVDEVSANRVCAQLLLLSAEDPRTDISLYINSPGGSVTDGLAIYDTMQLIPNDVATLAMGFAASMGQFLLCVGTAGKRFALPNARIMMHQPSAGIGGTTADIAIQAENLEFTKKAIERITAAHTGQTEETISRDGDRDRWFTAEQAQEYGMVDRIVDSLDDVRPGGARRRMGI, from the coding sequence ATGTCACCACTGACCACCGGCCGGGACCCGGCCCTGAACCCACGGGCCGCGGACGGCGATACGCCCCCGTCGCGGTTCGACGACCATCTGGCCGCACAACTCCTCAACCAGCGCATCGTCGTCCTCGGCACCCAGGTGGACGAGGTCTCCGCGAACCGGGTGTGCGCCCAGCTGCTGCTGCTCTCCGCGGAGGATCCGCGGACCGACATCAGCCTGTACATCAACAGCCCGGGCGGATCGGTGACGGACGGTCTGGCCATCTACGACACCATGCAGCTGATCCCCAACGACGTGGCGACCCTCGCCATGGGATTCGCCGCGAGCATGGGGCAGTTCCTGCTCTGCGTCGGGACGGCCGGCAAGCGCTTCGCGCTGCCGAACGCGCGGATCATGATGCATCAGCCGTCGGCCGGTATCGGCGGGACCACCGCGGACATCGCGATCCAGGCCGAGAACCTGGAGTTCACCAAGAAGGCCATCGAGCGGATCACCGCGGCGCACACCGGCCAGACCGAGGAGACCATCTCCCGCGACGGCGACCGCGACCGCTGGTTCACGGCCGAACAGGCCCAGGAGTACGGCATGGTCGACCGGATCGTCGACTCGCTCGACGACGTACGGCCGGGTGGAGCACGACGGCGGATGGGGATCTGA
- a CDS encoding ClpP family protease: MSQYTIPTVVERTTQGERAYDIYSRLLSERIIFLGTEIDDGVANVVIAQLLHLESSSAEQEIAIYINSPGGSYTSLMAIYDTMTFVTAPISTFCVGQAASTAAVLLAGGDPGRRFVLEHARVLLGQPASGGRQGTVSDLTLQAKEMLRIRSQVEEVLTRHTPHDIATLREDMDRDKIFTAQEAVAYGLADQVLSRRRASAAFAA; this comes from the coding sequence ATGAGCCAGTACACGATTCCGACGGTGGTCGAGCGCACCACGCAGGGCGAGCGGGCGTACGACATCTACAGCCGGCTGCTGTCCGAGCGGATCATCTTCCTCGGGACCGAGATCGACGACGGGGTGGCCAACGTCGTCATCGCACAGCTGCTCCACCTCGAGTCCTCGAGCGCCGAGCAGGAGATCGCGATCTACATCAACTCCCCCGGCGGCTCGTACACCTCGCTCATGGCGATCTACGACACGATGACCTTCGTCACCGCGCCGATCTCCACGTTCTGCGTCGGCCAGGCGGCCTCGACGGCGGCGGTGCTGCTGGCCGGAGGGGACCCGGGGCGGCGGTTCGTCCTGGAGCACGCCCGGGTGCTGCTGGGGCAGCCCGCGAGCGGTGGCCGCCAGGGCACCGTCTCCGATCTCACCCTCCAGGCCAAGGAGATGCTCCGGATCCGCTCGCAGGTGGAGGAGGTGCTGACCCGGCACACCCCGCACGACATCGCCACCCTGCGCGAGGACATGGACCGCGACAAGATCTTCACGGCGCAGGAGGCGGTGGCGTACGGGCTGGCCGACCAGGTGCTCAGCCGCCGGAGGGCGTCCGCAGCCTTCGCCGCCTGA